The following are from one region of the Takifugu rubripes chromosome 12, fTakRub1.2, whole genome shotgun sequence genome:
- the LOC105417124 gene encoding deleted in malignant brain tumors 1 protein isoform X3 has protein sequence MKLMICIYIFLLSCLCQAVENFTDTDTNDPLRKKEEIIHDPYLHKFTKCNFTLKMPPNSSHDVVAMTEDSADVLLEEICSKLECGSVFHVNKSRLSHNSTCLKRCSYQDGLLQNCSLSNNNCTLIFGVVCGHRAIRLAGGSDRCAGRVELWRNGRWGTVCDDHWDLRDADVACAQLGCGYALSVTGQGGSFPPGRGPVYLDDLNCTGNEDNLWSCPAAEDESDCGHKEDAGVTCSEMRAVRLTGGLDRCSGRVEIHRNGSWGTVCDNCWNKKLASMVCSMLQCSTEAFQVSQFVPPLLHKNNDTQWFYACYGNERNLWECQEKSNKPHLCKDSKASGVICNGSLGFSTATISNSTVMTTVITGGTTPTTSAEIPSLLTSLSSTVLLSIIALFLLLVFVLVTNTVLCCHYRRRYVVMLQQKSRKGSSECYNSYQDTINLTKVTNNSLQTGDSQKYKTVMTSVFNPTGAEGDFANGPSNMNEVMVSIPCSNDGSVHYARESKISVDSFDSSSTSSGEHYENSNGHDQVAPAITEPGLTQSSGTSDLFRAYRSDQLENSGNDGIGPIYSPVSFEEPSPSDEDDYDDVGI, from the exons ATGAAGCTGATGATCTGTATTTATATTTTCCTACTGAGCTGTCTTTGTCAAG cCGTGGAAAACTTCACTGATACAGACACAAATGATCCCttgagaaaaaaagaggagattaTCC ATGACCCATATTTGCACAAATTCACAAAATGCAACTTTACGCTCAAGATGCCACCGAACAGCAGCCATGATGTGGTGGCGATGACGGAAGACTCTGCAGATGTGCTACTGGAGGAGATCTGCTCAAAACTTGAGTGTGGCAGCGTCTTCCACGTGAATAAAAGCCGCTTGTCTCACAACAGCACCTGCTTGAAACGCTGTTCATACCAAGATGGCCTTTTGCAGAACTGTTCACTCAGTAACAACAACTGCACGTTGATCTTTGGAGTTGTGTGTG GTCACCGGGCCATTCGACTGGCTGGAGGATCTGATCGTTGTGCCGGACGCGTGGAACTGTGGAGGAACGGGAGATGGGGAACAGTGTGTGACGACCACTGGGACCTCCGGGATGCTGACGTTGCGTGTGCCCAACTCGGCTGCGGTTATGCTCTCAGTGTTACGGGCCAGGGCGGCTCCTTCCCCCCTGGCCGAGGACCGGTGTATTTGGATGACCTGAACTGTACCGGCAACGAAGACAACCTGTggtcctgtcctgctgcagaAGACGAGTCTGACTGCGGACACAAAGAGGACGCTGGCGTCACATGCTCAG AGATGAGGGCAGTCCGGCTGACCGGAGGTCTTGATCGCTGTTCTGGGAGAGTGGAAATTCACCGCAATGGCAGCTGGGGAACAGTGTGTGATAATTGCTGGAATAAAAAACTGGCCTCCATGGTGTGTTCCATGCTGCAGTGCAGCACAGAAGCATTCCAGGTCTCCCAGtttgttcctcctctcctccacaaaAACAATGATACCCAGTGGTTCTATGCATGTTACGGCAACGAGCGGAATCTCTGGGAGTGCCAGGAGAAAAGTAATAAACCGCATCTATGCAAGGACTCTAAAGCTTCAGGGGTCATCTGTAATG GATCACTTGGCTTTTCCACAGCCACCATCAGTAATTCCACTGTAATGACCACTGTAATAACTG GAGGAACAACCCCAACCACCTCTGCTGAAATTCCCTCCCTCCTGACCAGCCTTTCGTCCACAGTGCTTCTCAGTATCATTGCCTTGTTCCTTCTTCTTGTCTTTGTTCTGGTCACAAACACGGTGCTCTGCTGCCATTACAGAAGAAGATATG TGGTTATGCtccagcagaaaagcagaaaaggtTCGTCTGAGTGTTACAACAGCTACCAAGACACCATCAACCTTACCAAGGTCACAAATAACAGCCTCCAGACAGGTG ATTCTCAGAAATACAAAACGGTCATGACCTCTGTGTTTAATCCCACGGGTGCAGAAGGAGATTTTGCCAACG GACCATCTAACATGAATGAAGTGATGGTGTCCATTCCATGCAGTAATGATGGAAGCGTTCATTATGCCAGAGAGTCAAAGATCTCAGTGGACTCATTTGATTCCTCCAGTACCTCTTCGGGGGAACACTACGAAAACTCAAACGGCCATGACCAAGTCGCTCCAG CTATTACAGAACCAGGGCTGACCCAATCATCTGGTACCAGTGACCTGTTTAGGGCTTACAGGAGTGATCAACTTGAGAACTCAG GTAACGACGGCATTGGGCCCATATACTCCCCGGTCAGCTTTGAAGAACCCTCCCCATCTGATGAAGATGACTATGATGATGTTGGCATCTGA
- the LOC105417124 gene encoding T-cell differentiation antigen CD6 isoform X1 — MKLMICIYIFLLSCLCQAVENFTDTDTNDPLRKKEEIIHDPYLHKFTKCNFTLKMPPNSSHDVVAMTEDSADVLLEEICSKLECGSVFHVNKSRLSHNSTCLKRCSYQDGLLQNCSLSNNNCTLIFGVVCGHRAIRLAGGSDRCAGRVELWRNGRWGTVCDDHWDLRDADVACAQLGCGYALSVTGQGGSFPPGRGPVYLDDLNCTGNEDNLWSCPAAEDESDCGHKEDAGVTCSEMRAVRLTGGLDRCSGRVEIHRNGSWGTVCDNCWNKKLASMVCSMLQCSTEAFQVSQFVPPLLHKNNDTQWFYACYGNERNLWECQEKSNKPHLCKDSKASGVICNGSLGFSTATISNSTVMTTVITGGTTPTTSAEIPSLLTSLSSTVLLSIIALFLLLVFVLVTNTVLCCHYRRRYVVMLQQKSRKGSSECYNSYQDTINLTKVTNNSLQTGESHWTQPKDIDNTSVDSDYEQCTPSNPSASLITFRNSQKYKTVMTSVFNPTGAEGDFANGPSNMNEVMVSIPCSNDGSVHYARESKISVDSFDSSSTSSGEHYENSNGHDQVAPAITEPGLTQSSGTSDLFRAYRSDQLENSGNDGIGPIYSPVSFEEPSPSDEDDYDDVGI, encoded by the exons ATGAAGCTGATGATCTGTATTTATATTTTCCTACTGAGCTGTCTTTGTCAAG cCGTGGAAAACTTCACTGATACAGACACAAATGATCCCttgagaaaaaaagaggagattaTCC ATGACCCATATTTGCACAAATTCACAAAATGCAACTTTACGCTCAAGATGCCACCGAACAGCAGCCATGATGTGGTGGCGATGACGGAAGACTCTGCAGATGTGCTACTGGAGGAGATCTGCTCAAAACTTGAGTGTGGCAGCGTCTTCCACGTGAATAAAAGCCGCTTGTCTCACAACAGCACCTGCTTGAAACGCTGTTCATACCAAGATGGCCTTTTGCAGAACTGTTCACTCAGTAACAACAACTGCACGTTGATCTTTGGAGTTGTGTGTG GTCACCGGGCCATTCGACTGGCTGGAGGATCTGATCGTTGTGCCGGACGCGTGGAACTGTGGAGGAACGGGAGATGGGGAACAGTGTGTGACGACCACTGGGACCTCCGGGATGCTGACGTTGCGTGTGCCCAACTCGGCTGCGGTTATGCTCTCAGTGTTACGGGCCAGGGCGGCTCCTTCCCCCCTGGCCGAGGACCGGTGTATTTGGATGACCTGAACTGTACCGGCAACGAAGACAACCTGTggtcctgtcctgctgcagaAGACGAGTCTGACTGCGGACACAAAGAGGACGCTGGCGTCACATGCTCAG AGATGAGGGCAGTCCGGCTGACCGGAGGTCTTGATCGCTGTTCTGGGAGAGTGGAAATTCACCGCAATGGCAGCTGGGGAACAGTGTGTGATAATTGCTGGAATAAAAAACTGGCCTCCATGGTGTGTTCCATGCTGCAGTGCAGCACAGAAGCATTCCAGGTCTCCCAGtttgttcctcctctcctccacaaaAACAATGATACCCAGTGGTTCTATGCATGTTACGGCAACGAGCGGAATCTCTGGGAGTGCCAGGAGAAAAGTAATAAACCGCATCTATGCAAGGACTCTAAAGCTTCAGGGGTCATCTGTAATG GATCACTTGGCTTTTCCACAGCCACCATCAGTAATTCCACTGTAATGACCACTGTAATAACTG GAGGAACAACCCCAACCACCTCTGCTGAAATTCCCTCCCTCCTGACCAGCCTTTCGTCCACAGTGCTTCTCAGTATCATTGCCTTGTTCCTTCTTCTTGTCTTTGTTCTGGTCACAAACACGGTGCTCTGCTGCCATTACAGAAGAAGATATG TGGTTATGCtccagcagaaaagcagaaaaggtTCGTCTGAGTGTTACAACAGCTACCAAGACACCATCAACCTTACCAAGGTCACAAATAACAGCCTCCAGACAGGTG AGTCTCACTGGACACAGCCTAAAGACATTGACAACACATCAGTAGATTCAGACTATGAGCAGTGCACGCCCAGTAACCCTTCAGCGTCTTTGATAACCTTTCGCA ATTCTCAGAAATACAAAACGGTCATGACCTCTGTGTTTAATCCCACGGGTGCAGAAGGAGATTTTGCCAACG GACCATCTAACATGAATGAAGTGATGGTGTCCATTCCATGCAGTAATGATGGAAGCGTTCATTATGCCAGAGAGTCAAAGATCTCAGTGGACTCATTTGATTCCTCCAGTACCTCTTCGGGGGAACACTACGAAAACTCAAACGGCCATGACCAAGTCGCTCCAG CTATTACAGAACCAGGGCTGACCCAATCATCTGGTACCAGTGACCTGTTTAGGGCTTACAGGAGTGATCAACTTGAGAACTCAG GTAACGACGGCATTGGGCCCATATACTCCCCGGTCAGCTTTGAAGAACCCTCCCCATCTGATGAAGATGACTATGATGATGTTGGCATCTGA
- the LOC105417124 gene encoding deleted in malignant brain tumors 1 protein isoform X4: MKLMICIYIFLLSCLCQAVENFTDTDTNDPLRKKEEIIHDPYLHKFTKCNFTLKMPPNSSHDVVAMTEDSADVLLEEICSKLECGSVFHVNKSRLSHNSTCLKRCSYQDGLLQNCSLSNNNCTLIFGVVCGHRAIRLAGGSDRCAGRVELWRNGRWGTVCDDHWDLRDADVACAQLGCGYALSVTGQGGSFPPGRGPVYLDDLNCTGNEDNLWSCPAAEDESDCGHKEDAGVTCSEMRAVRLTGGLDRCSGRVEIHRNGSWGTVCDNCWNKKLASMVCSMLQCSTEAFQVSQFVPPLLHKNNDTQWFYACYGNERNLWECQEKSNKPHLCKDSKASGVICNGSLGFSTATISNSTVMTTVITGGTTPTTSAEIPSLLTSLSSTVLLSIIALFLLLVFVLVTNTVLCCHYRRRYVVMLQQKSRKGSSECYNSYQDTINLTKVTNNSLQTDSQKYKTVMTSVFNPTGAEGDFANGPSNMNEVMVSIPCSNDGSVHYARESKISVDSFDSSSTSSGEHYENSNGHDQVAPAITEPGLTQSSGTSDLFRAYRSDQLENSGNDGIGPIYSPVSFEEPSPSDEDDYDDVGI; this comes from the exons ATGAAGCTGATGATCTGTATTTATATTTTCCTACTGAGCTGTCTTTGTCAAG cCGTGGAAAACTTCACTGATACAGACACAAATGATCCCttgagaaaaaaagaggagattaTCC ATGACCCATATTTGCACAAATTCACAAAATGCAACTTTACGCTCAAGATGCCACCGAACAGCAGCCATGATGTGGTGGCGATGACGGAAGACTCTGCAGATGTGCTACTGGAGGAGATCTGCTCAAAACTTGAGTGTGGCAGCGTCTTCCACGTGAATAAAAGCCGCTTGTCTCACAACAGCACCTGCTTGAAACGCTGTTCATACCAAGATGGCCTTTTGCAGAACTGTTCACTCAGTAACAACAACTGCACGTTGATCTTTGGAGTTGTGTGTG GTCACCGGGCCATTCGACTGGCTGGAGGATCTGATCGTTGTGCCGGACGCGTGGAACTGTGGAGGAACGGGAGATGGGGAACAGTGTGTGACGACCACTGGGACCTCCGGGATGCTGACGTTGCGTGTGCCCAACTCGGCTGCGGTTATGCTCTCAGTGTTACGGGCCAGGGCGGCTCCTTCCCCCCTGGCCGAGGACCGGTGTATTTGGATGACCTGAACTGTACCGGCAACGAAGACAACCTGTggtcctgtcctgctgcagaAGACGAGTCTGACTGCGGACACAAAGAGGACGCTGGCGTCACATGCTCAG AGATGAGGGCAGTCCGGCTGACCGGAGGTCTTGATCGCTGTTCTGGGAGAGTGGAAATTCACCGCAATGGCAGCTGGGGAACAGTGTGTGATAATTGCTGGAATAAAAAACTGGCCTCCATGGTGTGTTCCATGCTGCAGTGCAGCACAGAAGCATTCCAGGTCTCCCAGtttgttcctcctctcctccacaaaAACAATGATACCCAGTGGTTCTATGCATGTTACGGCAACGAGCGGAATCTCTGGGAGTGCCAGGAGAAAAGTAATAAACCGCATCTATGCAAGGACTCTAAAGCTTCAGGGGTCATCTGTAATG GATCACTTGGCTTTTCCACAGCCACCATCAGTAATTCCACTGTAATGACCACTGTAATAACTG GAGGAACAACCCCAACCACCTCTGCTGAAATTCCCTCCCTCCTGACCAGCCTTTCGTCCACAGTGCTTCTCAGTATCATTGCCTTGTTCCTTCTTCTTGTCTTTGTTCTGGTCACAAACACGGTGCTCTGCTGCCATTACAGAAGAAGATATG TGGTTATGCtccagcagaaaagcagaaaaggtTCGTCTGAGTGTTACAACAGCTACCAAGACACCATCAACCTTACCAAGGTCACAAATAACAGCCTCCAGACAG ATTCTCAGAAATACAAAACGGTCATGACCTCTGTGTTTAATCCCACGGGTGCAGAAGGAGATTTTGCCAACG GACCATCTAACATGAATGAAGTGATGGTGTCCATTCCATGCAGTAATGATGGAAGCGTTCATTATGCCAGAGAGTCAAAGATCTCAGTGGACTCATTTGATTCCTCCAGTACCTCTTCGGGGGAACACTACGAAAACTCAAACGGCCATGACCAAGTCGCTCCAG CTATTACAGAACCAGGGCTGACCCAATCATCTGGTACCAGTGACCTGTTTAGGGCTTACAGGAGTGATCAACTTGAGAACTCAG GTAACGACGGCATTGGGCCCATATACTCCCCGGTCAGCTTTGAAGAACCCTCCCCATCTGATGAAGATGACTATGATGATGTTGGCATCTGA
- the LOC105417124 gene encoding T-cell differentiation antigen CD6 isoform X2, protein MKLMICIYIFLLSCLCQAVENFTDTDTNDPLRKKEEIIHDPYLHKFTKCNFTLKMPPNSSHDVVAMTEDSADVLLEEICSKLECGSVFHVNKSRLSHNSTCLKRCSYQDGLLQNCSLSNNNCTLIFGVVCGHRAIRLAGGSDRCAGRVELWRNGRWGTVCDDHWDLRDADVACAQLGCGYALSVTGQGGSFPPGRGPVYLDDLNCTGNEDNLWSCPAAEDESDCGHKEDAGVTCSEMRAVRLTGGLDRCSGRVEIHRNGSWGTVCDNCWNKKLASMVCSMLQCSTEAFQVSQFVPPLLHKNNDTQWFYACYGNERNLWECQEKSNKPHLCKDSKASGVICNGSLGFSTATISNSTVMTTVITGGTTPTTSAEIPSLLTSLSSTVLLSIIALFLLLVFVLVTNTVLCCHYRRRYVVMLQQKSRKGSSECYNSYQDTINLTKVTNNSLQTESHWTQPKDIDNTSVDSDYEQCTPSNPSASLITFRNSQKYKTVMTSVFNPTGAEGDFANGPSNMNEVMVSIPCSNDGSVHYARESKISVDSFDSSSTSSGEHYENSNGHDQVAPAITEPGLTQSSGTSDLFRAYRSDQLENSGNDGIGPIYSPVSFEEPSPSDEDDYDDVGI, encoded by the exons ATGAAGCTGATGATCTGTATTTATATTTTCCTACTGAGCTGTCTTTGTCAAG cCGTGGAAAACTTCACTGATACAGACACAAATGATCCCttgagaaaaaaagaggagattaTCC ATGACCCATATTTGCACAAATTCACAAAATGCAACTTTACGCTCAAGATGCCACCGAACAGCAGCCATGATGTGGTGGCGATGACGGAAGACTCTGCAGATGTGCTACTGGAGGAGATCTGCTCAAAACTTGAGTGTGGCAGCGTCTTCCACGTGAATAAAAGCCGCTTGTCTCACAACAGCACCTGCTTGAAACGCTGTTCATACCAAGATGGCCTTTTGCAGAACTGTTCACTCAGTAACAACAACTGCACGTTGATCTTTGGAGTTGTGTGTG GTCACCGGGCCATTCGACTGGCTGGAGGATCTGATCGTTGTGCCGGACGCGTGGAACTGTGGAGGAACGGGAGATGGGGAACAGTGTGTGACGACCACTGGGACCTCCGGGATGCTGACGTTGCGTGTGCCCAACTCGGCTGCGGTTATGCTCTCAGTGTTACGGGCCAGGGCGGCTCCTTCCCCCCTGGCCGAGGACCGGTGTATTTGGATGACCTGAACTGTACCGGCAACGAAGACAACCTGTggtcctgtcctgctgcagaAGACGAGTCTGACTGCGGACACAAAGAGGACGCTGGCGTCACATGCTCAG AGATGAGGGCAGTCCGGCTGACCGGAGGTCTTGATCGCTGTTCTGGGAGAGTGGAAATTCACCGCAATGGCAGCTGGGGAACAGTGTGTGATAATTGCTGGAATAAAAAACTGGCCTCCATGGTGTGTTCCATGCTGCAGTGCAGCACAGAAGCATTCCAGGTCTCCCAGtttgttcctcctctcctccacaaaAACAATGATACCCAGTGGTTCTATGCATGTTACGGCAACGAGCGGAATCTCTGGGAGTGCCAGGAGAAAAGTAATAAACCGCATCTATGCAAGGACTCTAAAGCTTCAGGGGTCATCTGTAATG GATCACTTGGCTTTTCCACAGCCACCATCAGTAATTCCACTGTAATGACCACTGTAATAACTG GAGGAACAACCCCAACCACCTCTGCTGAAATTCCCTCCCTCCTGACCAGCCTTTCGTCCACAGTGCTTCTCAGTATCATTGCCTTGTTCCTTCTTCTTGTCTTTGTTCTGGTCACAAACACGGTGCTCTGCTGCCATTACAGAAGAAGATATG TGGTTATGCtccagcagaaaagcagaaaaggtTCGTCTGAGTGTTACAACAGCTACCAAGACACCATCAACCTTACCAAGGTCACAAATAACAGCCTCCAGACAG AGTCTCACTGGACACAGCCTAAAGACATTGACAACACATCAGTAGATTCAGACTATGAGCAGTGCACGCCCAGTAACCCTTCAGCGTCTTTGATAACCTTTCGCA ATTCTCAGAAATACAAAACGGTCATGACCTCTGTGTTTAATCCCACGGGTGCAGAAGGAGATTTTGCCAACG GACCATCTAACATGAATGAAGTGATGGTGTCCATTCCATGCAGTAATGATGGAAGCGTTCATTATGCCAGAGAGTCAAAGATCTCAGTGGACTCATTTGATTCCTCCAGTACCTCTTCGGGGGAACACTACGAAAACTCAAACGGCCATGACCAAGTCGCTCCAG CTATTACAGAACCAGGGCTGACCCAATCATCTGGTACCAGTGACCTGTTTAGGGCTTACAGGAGTGATCAACTTGAGAACTCAG GTAACGACGGCATTGGGCCCATATACTCCCCGGTCAGCTTTGAAGAACCCTCCCCATCTGATGAAGATGACTATGATGATGTTGGCATCTGA